The following coding sequences are from one Lipingzhangella halophila window:
- a CDS encoding IS3 family transposase, whose product MGLVQGCHLTRTTLHSLVGKEGAEPVAPPVVLPDHPAYQQIMDAFGDLARLLRARDLCQALDLPIVSKNVENIRSTLKRLVSRGILVVTGPGLFSQHREGLKVLITQAFEDSQGTYGYRRVHAQLERWGGPGRSWYSHLMRVLGLVPCRPGPRRRG is encoded by the coding sequence GTGGGGTTGGTTCAAGGGTGTCACCTCACCCGCACGACCCTTCACTCCCTGGTCGGCAAGGAGGGCGCCGAACCGGTCGCACCCCCTGTCGTGCTGCCCGACCACCCCGCCTACCAGCAGATTATGGACGCCTTCGGCGACCTCGCCCGGCTGCTGCGTGCTCGCGACCTGTGCCAAGCCTTGGACCTGCCCATCGTGTCCAAGAACGTCGAGAACATCCGCTCCACGCTCAAGCGCCTGGTCAGCCGCGGCATCCTCGTCGTGACCGGACCGGGCTTGTTCTCCCAGCACCGCGAGGGGCTCAAGGTGCTCATCACCCAGGCCTTCGAGGACTCCCAGGGCACCTACGGCTACCGGCGCGTCCATGCCCAGCTGGAGCGCTGGGGCGGGCCGGGCCGGAGCTGGTACAGCCACCTCATGCGCGTGCTGGGGTTGGTGCCCTGCCGGCCCGGGCCCCGGCGCCGGGGCTG